One genomic segment of Thermodesulfobacterium sp. TA1 includes these proteins:
- the mfd gene encoding transcription-repair coupling factor, with amino-acid sequence MFLAKKLEELLNSKNYNLIINSDNIVFLAYLLAEGIKGSLLKDRVFFAIFPEFSQAEEFFQAFKVFSEEKIALYPGVDLLPFKEMLSSSEEEVERIGVLWNLKNYKIIAGDACSFLKKVIPKEILQKEYLYLILGEKVEREKLLLRLLELGYERVGVVREKGGFAVKGSVVDLWSPNYEYPVRIEFFGDQVVAIKHFAPDTQKSFLTLEEVSIIPCKELFLPEDLKILYQRLFGLKEKIEENYLSKVLAQIEQKSFTENPEFLLPIFHERLSFPFEYINSKLCFLLYEPELIETKVEMFWEKIHVNALKAKEKKRLFFEPEEVYLSTQDFFSWFEKGLVIKAGKLLASASLDEKVLEVEVIKRDPLVLNPTERIEVGFRLLKSALEEGDKVWLVTSEPYTPQIILEGLKSRGLENLEGLEFKQGYVRKGFYLKDQKLWVTSEAELFGRGYFRGKSPKQGVKRAKGYFRKFEDLKPGDLVVHRVHGIGKYLGLNILSIDGMEGEFLEIEYEGGDKLYLPVFRLDELYPYVGLTEKPPKLDKLGKKSFLLKKKKIEKELTEVVQELLSLYAERKALKSYSLSFPALAYEEFRATFPYEETPDQKIAIEEVLKDLCSDKPMERLLVGDVGFGKTEVALRAIFVAAYSGKQVAFLVPTTILAEQHYRNFKPRLEPFGIKVGILSRLRSEKEQKQTLKGLVEGEIKVVIGTHRLLSHDVEFKDLGLIVIDEEHKFGVKQKEKLKQLKKNVKVLSLSATPIPRSLQLSLLGVFELSVIESPPEGRKPIKTVMAKFDPEVIKYAIEKELERGGQIFLVNPRIQGLRSLANYVKKLCPEVRLETIHGQMPPDLIEKNLYKFLNKEIDMLVCTPIIGSGIDIPSANTIIINRADMLGVADIYQLRGRVGRSQEAAYAYLLVPSLKNLSEDAQKRFKALMKFTDLGAGFKLALSDLKIRGAGELLGIKQAGHINTVGYELYLELLENTIKALKGEEIEDWEPEVNLKVPAFIPKEYVPESEERLSLYRELVINKTKEDLLEFIEFLKDKYGEMPDPIKNLVKIFLIKLYMKELKIPLLELKGKDLVFLVRKKEILPWFRPLNKEGFSFLTKQDKKGIKVIFKLSDQNPVDLSLKILEKINEILGKTQ; translated from the coding sequence ATGTTTTTAGCTAAAAAATTAGAAGAACTTTTAAATAGTAAAAATTATAATTTAATTATAAATTCTGATAATATTGTTTTTTTAGCCTATCTTCTTGCTGAAGGCATAAAAGGTTCTTTGCTTAAAGACCGTGTATTTTTTGCTATTTTCCCTGAATTTTCTCAAGCAGAAGAGTTTTTCCAGGCCTTTAAGGTTTTTTCTGAAGAAAAGATTGCACTCTATCCTGGGGTAGACCTACTTCCTTTTAAAGAGATGTTATCTTCTTCTGAAGAAGAGGTGGAAAGAATAGGGGTGCTTTGGAACCTTAAAAACTATAAAATCATAGCTGGCGATGCCTGCAGTTTTTTAAAAAAGGTGATTCCTAAGGAGATTTTACAAAAAGAGTATCTTTATCTTATTTTAGGGGAAAAAGTAGAAAGAGAAAAGTTACTTTTAAGGCTTTTAGAACTGGGATATGAAAGGGTAGGGGTGGTTAGAGAAAAAGGTGGGTTTGCGGTTAAAGGTTCGGTAGTTGACCTTTGGTCTCCAAATTACGAATATCCTGTAAGGATTGAATTTTTTGGAGATCAAGTTGTAGCCATAAAACATTTTGCTCCAGATACCCAAAAAAGTTTTTTAACCTTGGAAGAGGTAAGCATCATACCATGTAAAGAGTTGTTTTTACCTGAAGATTTGAAAATCCTTTATCAAAGGTTATTCGGCTTAAAAGAAAAGATAGAAGAAAATTATTTATCTAAGGTTTTAGCCCAAATAGAACAAAAAAGCTTTACCGAAAATCCTGAATTTCTACTTCCAATTTTTCATGAACGCTTAAGCTTTCCTTTTGAATATATTAACTCCAAACTTTGTTTTTTGCTTTATGAACCAGAACTTATAGAAACTAAGGTAGAAATGTTTTGGGAAAAAATTCATGTTAACGCTCTTAAAGCTAAAGAGAAGAAAAGATTGTTTTTTGAACCAGAAGAAGTATATCTAAGTACCCAAGATTTTTTTAGTTGGTTTGAAAAAGGTTTAGTAATAAAAGCTGGAAAACTTTTGGCAAGTGCTTCTCTTGATGAAAAAGTTTTGGAAGTAGAGGTAATTAAAAGAGACCCGTTGGTATTAAACCCTACAGAGAGAATAGAGGTAGGGTTTAGACTCTTGAAGTCGGCTTTAGAAGAAGGAGATAAGGTTTGGTTGGTAACTTCAGAACCTTATACCCCTCAAATAATCTTAGAAGGTTTAAAAAGTAGAGGATTAGAAAACTTGGAAGGTTTAGAGTTTAAACAAGGTTATGTAAGAAAAGGATTTTATCTTAAAGACCAAAAACTTTGGGTAACCTCAGAAGCTGAGCTTTTTGGAAGAGGATATTTTAGAGGAAAAAGTCCTAAACAAGGAGTTAAAAGGGCCAAAGGTTATTTTAGAAAATTTGAAGACCTTAAGCCAGGGGATTTGGTAGTACATAGGGTCCATGGAATAGGTAAGTATTTAGGGCTAAACATATTATCTATAGATGGGATGGAAGGGGAATTTTTAGAGATTGAATACGAAGGAGGAGATAAACTTTATTTACCTGTTTTTAGGTTAGATGAACTTTATCCTTATGTAGGATTAACGGAAAAACCTCCTAAATTAGATAAACTGGGGAAAAAATCTTTTCTACTGAAAAAGAAAAAAATAGAAAAAGAACTGACAGAGGTGGTACAAGAACTGCTCTCGCTTTATGCAGAGAGAAAGGCTTTAAAAAGTTATTCTCTTTCTTTCCCTGCCTTAGCCTATGAAGAATTTAGGGCTACTTTTCCTTATGAAGAAACACCTGACCAAAAAATCGCTATAGAAGAGGTTTTGAAGGACCTATGTAGTGATAAACCTATGGAAAGACTTTTAGTAGGGGATGTAGGGTTTGGGAAAACAGAGGTAGCTTTAAGGGCTATTTTTGTGGCAGCCTATTCAGGAAAACAGGTAGCTTTTCTTGTTCCTACTACCATTTTAGCCGAACAGCATTATAGAAACTTTAAGCCAAGACTTGAACCTTTTGGAATAAAGGTGGGAATTTTATCAAGGCTTAGATCTGAAAAAGAGCAAAAACAAACTTTAAAAGGGTTGGTTGAAGGAGAAATTAAGGTAGTGATAGGCACTCATAGGCTACTTTCTCATGATGTAGAGTTTAAAGACTTAGGACTGATAGTTATCGATGAAGAACATAAGTTTGGGGTCAAACAAAAAGAAAAGTTAAAACAACTCAAAAAAAATGTAAAGGTTCTTTCTCTTTCAGCTACCCCTATTCCAAGAAGTTTACAGTTAAGTTTACTTGGGGTTTTTGAACTTTCAGTCATCGAATCTCCTCCCGAGGGTAGAAAACCCATCAAGACTGTAATGGCTAAGTTCGATCCAGAGGTTATAAAGTATGCCATAGAAAAAGAACTTGAACGAGGGGGGCAGATTTTTTTAGTAAACCCTCGTATACAAGGTCTACGTTCTTTGGCAAACTATGTTAAAAAGCTCTGTCCAGAGGTTAGATTAGAAACCATTCATGGACAGATGCCTCCAGACCTTATAGAAAAAAATCTATATAAATTTTTAAATAAAGAAATAGACATGTTGGTATGCACTCCTATTATAGGAAGTGGAATAGACATCCCTTCTGCGAATACCATCATCATCAACCGGGCTGATATGTTGGGAGTGGCAGACATCTACCAGTTAAGAGGAAGGGTAGGGCGTTCCCAAGAAGCAGCTTATGCTTATCTCCTTGTGCCCTCTTTAAAAAATTTATCAGAAGACGCACAAAAAAGGTTTAAAGCCTTGATGAAATTTACAGATTTAGGGGCAGGTTTTAAGTTAGCCTTAAGCGACTTAAAAATTAGAGGAGCTGGCGAACTTCTTGGTATAAAGCAAGCAGGACATATCAACACCGTAGGCTATGAGCTGTATTTAGAACTTCTTGAAAATACCATTAAAGCCTTAAAAGGCGAAGAGATAGAAGATTGGGAACCAGAAGTTAACTTAAAAGTCCCTGCTTTTATCCCTAAGGAATATGTACCTGAAAGCGAAGAAAGATTGAGCTTGTATAGAGAGCTGGTAATAAATAAAACCAAAGAAGACCTGTTGGAGTTTATAGAATTTTTAAAGGATAAATATGGAGAAATGCCTGACCCTATAAAAAATTTGGTTAAAATTTTCCTCATAAAACTTTACATGAAAGAACTGAAAATTCCTTTGTTAGAATTAAAAGGAAAAGACTTGGTGTTTTTAGTAAGAAAAAAAGAAATCTTACCTTGGTTTAGGCCTCTTAATAAAGAAGGATTTTCTTTTCTAACTAAACAAGACAAAAAGGGGATCAAAGTTATTTTTAAACTTTCAGATCAAAACCCAGTAGATCTATCTCTTAAGATTTTAGAAAAAATTAACGAAATATTAGGTAAAACTCAGTAA